Proteins from a single region of Chryseomicrobium sp. FSL W7-1435:
- a CDS encoding c-type cytochrome, with protein sequence MHRGKGLKFVGDSRVLHPSSRKKKGPKDYSEYPGKTEAFWPDFLLKEWLIGSVFLVGYLILTVSHPAPLERQADPTDTAYTALPDWYFLFLYQLLKYEFASGPWNIIGAIVIPGIAFMALLLVPFLDTSKERRPFKRPLPTGFMLLAIASMIFLTWESVVNVDWDAKRAAGEIREEVAVEFDENSEGYQLYSTSSCIGCHGNAFEGGLGPTLVGTELSAEEIYEIAVNGIGTMPAGTYQGTDEELQQLSEFISTLEPAE encoded by the coding sequence ATGCATCGCGGAAAAGGTTTAAAATTCGTGGGTGACTCTCGAGTTCTGCATCCATCTAGCCGTAAGAAAAAGGGACCTAAAGATTACTCTGAGTATCCAGGGAAAACAGAAGCATTCTGGCCAGACTTTCTACTAAAAGAATGGTTGATTGGTTCAGTATTCTTAGTAGGTTATCTAATTTTAACGGTATCGCATCCAGCACCACTGGAGCGTCAAGCAGATCCGACTGACACTGCATATACTGCATTACCAGACTGGTATTTCTTATTCTTATACCAACTTTTAAAGTATGAATTTGCATCAGGACCATGGAACATTATTGGTGCTATCGTTATTCCAGGTATCGCATTTATGGCACTACTTCTTGTACCATTCTTAGATACTTCAAAAGAACGTCGTCCGTTCAAGCGTCCTTTACCAACAGGCTTTATGCTCTTAGCTATCGCTTCTATGATTTTCTTAACTTGGGAATCAGTAGTAAACGTAGACTGGGATGCAAAACGTGCAGCTGGTGAAATTCGTGAAGAAGTTGCAGTTGAATTCGATGAAAATTCTGAAGGTTATCAATTGTACTCCACTTCATCCTGTATAGGATGTCACGGGAATGCATTTGAAGGTGGACTTGGACCTACATTAGTAGGCACAGAGCTATCAGCTGAAGAAATTTATGAAATCGCTGTTAATGGTATTGGTACAATGCCAGCTGGTACTTACCAAGGAACAGATGAAGAGCTTCAACAGCTTTCAGAATTCATCTCTACTTTAGAACCAGCAGAATAA
- a CDS encoding zinc metallopeptidase gives MGFLIYFAVLLILPIYAQFKVKSTYKRYSKVRSTSGMTGAQVARKILDAHDLQDVQVVESRGFLSDHYNPMTRIVALSSHNFHEASVAGAAIAAHEVGHAIQHKEAYSFLTFRHKLVPVANISSNASWIFIMIGIFSTIPEMLLVGIGLLAAGVVFQLVTLPVEFNASSRAMNEMVSLNLIRNEEERHAKKVLNAAAMTYVAAAAVAVLELVRLILIYTGMSRSE, from the coding sequence GTGGGTTTTCTAATTTACTTTGCTGTTCTATTGATTTTACCGATTTATGCTCAATTTAAAGTAAAGAGTACGTATAAACGTTATTCTAAAGTACGCTCGACATCTGGGATGACAGGAGCTCAAGTGGCTCGTAAAATTCTAGATGCTCATGACTTACAGGATGTACAAGTAGTTGAAAGTCGCGGGTTTTTGAGTGATCATTACAATCCAATGACTCGTATTGTAGCGTTATCTTCACATAACTTCCATGAGGCTTCTGTTGCAGGAGCTGCGATTGCTGCCCATGAAGTTGGACACGCGATTCAACATAAAGAAGCTTATTCGTTCTTGACTTTCCGACACAAGCTTGTGCCGGTTGCTAACATTTCTTCTAACGCTTCATGGATTTTCATTATGATTGGTATTTTCTCTACCATTCCTGAAATGTTATTAGTAGGTATTGGTCTATTAGCAGCTGGGGTTGTATTCCAACTTGTTACATTGCCAGTTGAGTTTAATGCTTCAAGTCGTGCTATGAATGAAATGGTCAGCTTAAACTTGATACGTAATGAAGAAGAGCGTCATGCTAAAAAAGTATTGAATGCAGCGGCTATGACTTATGTGGCAGCAGCAGCAGTAGCTGTTCTTGAGCTAGTGCGTTTGATTTTAATCTACACAGGTATGTCACGTAGCGAATAA
- a CDS encoding DUF2487 family protein, which yields MYFTGKDSAQFLQQTEYIDTALVPLLSIDLTKETLQNAASQSDYVLSLTNVLENQFKGRIVSFPSFSYVEGQPKEQLFNEWKSAFAASPFRHVIFLTGDAAWTQVDSSILWTPTIPLDSMDSKMKTKILDDQARQIIPRIAEIWNT from the coding sequence ATGTACTTTACTGGAAAAGACAGCGCTCAGTTTTTGCAACAAACCGAGTACATCGATACTGCCCTTGTCCCTTTGCTGTCCATTGACTTAACAAAAGAGACGCTGCAAAATGCCGCGTCTCAATCTGATTATGTATTATCACTAACTAACGTACTAGAAAATCAATTTAAAGGGAGAATAGTTTCTTTCCCTTCTTTTAGTTATGTCGAAGGACAACCGAAAGAGCAGTTATTTAACGAGTGGAAAAGTGCATTCGCTGCCTCACCATTTCGTCATGTTATTTTTCTGACAGGAGATGCTGCTTGGACACAAGTCGACAGCTCGATTTTATGGACACCAACGATTCCATTAGATTCTATGGACTCTAAAATGAAAACTAAAATACTAGATGACCAGGCTCGTCAAATCATTCCTCGTATAGCGGAAATTTGGAATACATAA
- a CDS encoding nucleotide pyrophosphohydrolase: protein MNQKTMQEMQQQVDTYIGQFKEGYFPPMELLARLTEELGELSREVQHLYGMKKKKSTEAEKALEEELGDFLFVLICFANSEKIDMQRALDQVMHKFETRDQDRWTKKEME from the coding sequence ATGAATCAAAAAACAATGCAAGAAATGCAACAACAGGTAGATACATATATTGGTCAATTTAAAGAAGGCTATTTTCCCCCAATGGAGTTATTAGCGAGACTTACGGAAGAGCTTGGAGAGCTTTCGAGAGAAGTTCAACATCTCTATGGAATGAAAAAAAAGAAAAGCACGGAAGCAGAAAAGGCATTGGAAGAGGAATTAGGTGATTTTTTATTTGTTCTCATTTGTTTTGCCAATTCAGAGAAAATTGATATGCAGAGAGCCTTAGATCAAGTGATGCACAAATTTGAAACACGTGATCAAGACCGCTGGACAAAAAAGGAGATGGAGTAA
- the mgsA gene encoding methylglyoxal synthase, producing the protein MRIALIAHDKKKDDLIQFVTAYRDTLLKHDLYATGTTGSRIENEVGVSIHKFKSGPLGGDQQIGSAIADNLMDMVIFFRDPLTAQPHEPDVTALIRLCDVYQIPLATNMGTAEVLLKGIEEGFLDWRLLEDRRDR; encoded by the coding sequence ATGCGTATTGCACTAATTGCACATGATAAGAAAAAAGATGATTTGATTCAATTTGTCACAGCTTACCGAGATACGTTATTGAAACATGATTTATATGCAACAGGGACGACAGGGAGCCGTATCGAGAACGAAGTGGGAGTCTCCATTCATAAATTTAAGTCTGGCCCTCTTGGGGGGGACCAACAGATTGGTTCAGCAATAGCCGATAATTTGATGGACATGGTCATCTTCTTCCGTGATCCGTTAACTGCACAGCCTCATGAGCCTGATGTCACAGCGCTAATTCGACTTTGTGATGTTTATCAAATTCCACTGGCTACTAACATGGGAACTGCTGAAGTTTTATTAAAAGGTATAGAAGAAGGCTTTTTAGACTGGCGTCTTTTGGAGGACCGTCGTGACCGATAA
- the dapB gene encoding 4-hydroxy-tetrahydrodipicolinate reductase yields MIRVALAGPRGKMGAEALEMIEQQDGFELVGLLDSKVTDELSDYPVFISILDLLKETNPQVLIDLTTPELGMSHTTEAIRHGVRPVVGTTGFTPDDLEQLNQLCEEYKVGCIIAPNFSIGAVLMMRFAEQAARYMQDVEIIEMHHNQKLDAPSGTAIKTAELIQTNRVSHRQGHENEEEALQGARGADIEGIKLHSVRLPGLVAHQQVLFGGEGQLLTLRHDSFTRGSFMPGVALCVKEVMKRNELIYGLENIID; encoded by the coding sequence ATGATTCGCGTCGCACTAGCAGGCCCTCGTGGTAAAATGGGAGCAGAGGCACTAGAAATGATTGAACAACAGGACGGATTTGAATTGGTCGGTTTATTAGATTCAAAAGTTACCGATGAATTAAGTGACTATCCTGTATTCATTAGTATTCTTGATTTATTGAAAGAGACAAACCCACAAGTGTTGATTGATTTAACTACTCCAGAGCTAGGTATGAGTCACACTACCGAGGCAATTCGTCACGGCGTAAGACCTGTAGTAGGAACAACTGGATTCACTCCAGACGATTTAGAACAGCTGAACCAACTTTGTGAAGAGTATAAGGTTGGGTGCATTATTGCGCCTAATTTCTCGATAGGTGCCGTTTTAATGATGAGATTTGCGGAACAAGCTGCGCGTTACATGCAGGACGTGGAAATTATTGAGATGCACCATAATCAAAAGCTAGATGCACCTTCAGGGACCGCTATTAAAACTGCAGAACTTATTCAGACCAACCGTGTGTCGCACCGACAAGGCCATGAAAATGAAGAAGAGGCACTGCAGGGGGCACGAGGCGCAGATATTGAAGGGATTAAATTACACAGTGTTCGGCTACCAGGTTTAGTGGCGCACCAACAAGTCTTGTTTGGGGGCGAGGGACAACTTTTAACTTTACGTCATGACTCCTTTACTCGAGGCTCATTCATGCCAGGGGTTGCACTGTGCGTTAAAGAAGTTATGAAACGAAATGAACTGATTTATGGACTAGAGAACATCATTGATTAG
- a CDS encoding ReoY family proteolytic degradation factor, giving the protein MTASVTANEKRDFVKWLLTNFQMKRRESVWILNYLMSHDELLENVHFVEGVEHCPRGMMISTTSSTGAPFRFYKGTIVSADAEKSFHDMRLHPDQPMYIELKFPEKRRVPEFIAVLEDNPFLPMNEELKHMDRVTADQVVDSSLKHYQLAQLEKAIDQALDSQDRDLFEELSRKYQQLQSEVD; this is encoded by the coding sequence ATGACTGCTTCGGTAACGGCAAATGAAAAACGTGATTTTGTGAAATGGTTGCTGACTAATTTTCAAATGAAGCGTCGAGAGAGTGTTTGGATTTTGAATTATTTAATGAGTCATGATGAATTGCTAGAAAATGTCCATTTTGTTGAGGGAGTGGAACATTGTCCACGTGGTATGATGATTTCAACCACCTCCTCTACCGGTGCACCGTTTCGCTTCTATAAAGGAACCATCGTCTCTGCCGATGCAGAAAAGTCCTTTCATGATATGCGTCTACATCCTGACCAACCGATGTATATTGAACTGAAGTTTCCTGAAAAAAGACGGGTTCCAGAATTTATAGCGGTGTTAGAAGACAATCCATTTTTACCAATGAATGAAGAACTCAAACATATGGACCGAGTCACTGCCGATCAGGTGGTCGATAGTTCTTTAAAACATTACCAGCTTGCCCAGCTGGAAAAGGCCATCGATCAAGCACTAGATTCACAAGACCGTGACTTGTTCGAAGAACTTTCACGAAAATACCAACAACTTCAATCGGAGGTCGATTAA
- a CDS encoding YitT family protein, whose protein sequence is MKVGLKLKNIFFIILGAAIFSFGFVHFNIQNELGEGGFSGITLILYFVLGWDVALMNLLLNIPMFFIGWKLLGRKVFLYTLIGTLSVSVFLKLFQVYEVQIGLQDDLFLASLFAGVFVGVGLGIIFRYGGTTGGVDILARLVHKYVGWSMGKTMFLFDAFVILLSWLTFLDERSMMYTLVAVFVGARVIDFVQEGAYSARGAFIISDHQQSIAERIGTEMDRGVTILDGHGFYSKAKREMLYCVIGRNEIVRLKNIITSVDPHAFVSIVDVKDVMGEGFTLDENKKPFD, encoded by the coding sequence ATGAAAGTAGGACTGAAACTTAAAAATATCTTTTTTATCATACTTGGCGCTGCTATATTTAGCTTTGGCTTTGTTCATTTTAATATTCAAAATGAACTTGGTGAAGGTGGCTTCTCAGGTATCACATTAATTCTTTATTTTGTATTGGGATGGGACGTAGCTTTAATGAACTTATTATTAAATATTCCCATGTTTTTTATCGGTTGGAAACTGCTTGGTCGAAAAGTATTTTTATACACGTTGATTGGGACACTGAGCGTCTCTGTATTTTTAAAACTATTCCAAGTTTATGAGGTGCAAATTGGATTACAAGATGATTTGTTCCTTGCTTCTTTATTTGCTGGAGTATTTGTAGGTGTAGGCTTAGGTATTATCTTTAGATATGGTGGTACAACAGGTGGCGTAGATATTTTAGCACGACTTGTCCATAAATATGTGGGCTGGAGCATGGGAAAAACCATGTTCTTGTTTGATGCATTTGTTATTTTGTTATCTTGGCTTACATTTTTAGATGAGCGCTCAATGATGTATACATTAGTAGCCGTCTTTGTGGGGGCACGTGTGATTGATTTTGTGCAAGAAGGTGCCTATTCTGCTCGTGGCGCTTTCATAATCTCAGATCATCAACAATCCATTGCGGAACGAATTGGCACAGAAATGGACCGTGGAGTTACGATTTTAGATGGTCACGGATTCTATTCGAAAGCAAAACGTGAAATGTTGTATTGTGTCATAGGACGCAACGAGATTGTGCGTTTAAAGAATATTATTACTTCTGTCGACCCGCACGCATTTGTTTCGATTGTCGATGTAAAAGATGTCATGGGTGAGGGCTTCACGCTGGATGAAAATAAGAAACCATTTGATTAA
- a CDS encoding ubiquinol-cytochrome c reductase iron-sulfur subunit gives MSNNKVTRRQFLSYTLTGLGGFMAAGMMMPMVRFAIDPVLQKSEGGDYVLTDLAVADITEEPTRVDFNFEQIDAWYSSEVTSTAWVYKSGDTIVALSPICKHLGCTVSWAGDSAYPDEFFCACHAGRYEKSGKNIPGTPPRGPLDMFEVRESADGLLEIGNAVPNTLG, from the coding sequence ATGAGCAACAACAAAGTAACAAGACGTCAATTTTTAAGCTACACGCTTACTGGTCTTGGCGGATTTATGGCGGCAGGTATGATGATGCCAATGGTTCGTTTTGCAATTGACCCTGTACTTCAGAAAAGTGAAGGCGGAGATTACGTACTTACGGATCTTGCTGTCGCAGATATTACTGAAGAACCAACTCGTGTCGATTTCAATTTCGAACAAATTGATGCATGGTATTCATCTGAAGTAACTAGTACTGCATGGGTTTACAAGAGTGGAGATACAATCGTAGCATTGTCGCCAATCTGTAAGCATTTAGGCTGTACAGTAAGCTGGGCTGGAGATAGCGCTTACCCAGATGAGTTCTTCTGTGCTTGTCACGCAGGCCGTTATGAGAAGAGCGGTAAAAACATTCCAGGTACACCACCTCGCGGACCGCTAGATATGTTTGAAGTACGTGAAAGTGCTGATGGTCTACTAGAAATTGGGAATGCCGTTCCAAATACATTAGGGTAA
- a CDS encoding cytochrome b6, with product MLNKIYDWVDERLDITPIWRDIADHEVPEHVNPAHHFSAFVYCFGGLTFFVTVIQILSGMFLTMYYVPDIENAWNSVYYLQNEVAFGEIVRGMHHWGASLVIVMMFLHTLRVFFTGSYKKPRELNWMVGVGIFGIMLGLGFTGYLLPWDMKALFATKVGIEIAASVPFIGGAIKTLLAGDEVILGAQTLTRFFAIHVFFLPAALFGLLAAHFILIRRQGISGPL from the coding sequence GTGCTGAACAAGATTTATGATTGGGTAGATGAGCGTCTCGATATTACACCAATTTGGCGTGACATCGCAGACCATGAAGTTCCAGAACACGTAAACCCTGCACACCACTTTTCGGCGTTTGTGTATTGTTTCGGAGGATTAACGTTCTTTGTTACAGTTATTCAAATTCTTTCAGGTATGTTCTTAACAATGTACTATGTGCCGGATATTGAAAATGCATGGAATTCCGTTTACTATCTTCAAAATGAAGTAGCATTCGGTGAAATCGTTCGCGGAATGCACCACTGGGGAGCCTCACTTGTAATCGTGATGATGTTCCTTCATACCTTGCGAGTTTTCTTCACAGGATCTTACAAGAAACCTCGTGAATTAAACTGGATGGTAGGAGTAGGAATCTTTGGGATCATGCTTGGTCTTGGATTTACGGGTTACTTACTACCATGGGATATGAAAGCTTTATTTGCAACAAAAGTAGGTATTGAAATCGCTGCATCTGTACCGTTTATCGGTGGAGCAATCAAAACATTACTTGCAGGGGACGAAGTAATTCTTGGAGCGCAGACATTAACACGTTTCTTCGCCATCCACGTATTCTTCTTACCAGCAGCATTGTTCGGATTACTAGCAGCTCACTTTATCTTAATTCGTCGTCAAGGTATTTCAGGTCCACTATAA
- the aroA gene encoding 3-phosphoshikimate 1-carboxyvinyltransferase, producing MKSLHYTGSLQGTLSIPGDKSISHRSILFGAMANGVTTVEGFLQSDDCLSTIDCVRKFGVEVTVDDDQVTVNSQGIEEWNEPDSILYTGNSGTTTRLLAGVLASSEIATVMIGDESIQKRPMKRVTAPLKLMGASIIGRQDGNFTPLAIQGQTLQAIDYLMPVASAQVKSAILLAALRAQGTTHVTEQEQSRNHTEKMLQHFGVKVEQTANRISLEGGQKLTPAHIVVPGDISSAAFWLVASAITNGSHVILNNVGLNPTRDGIVEVLKEMGADLQIMAASSSSHEELGTLEIRSSTLKSTEISGDMIPRLIDEIPIIALLATQATGVTIIRDAEELKVKETNRIDAVVTELKKLGASIESTDDGMVITGPTPLNGGTITTYGDHRIGMMGAIASLISSEAIVLDNPECIAVSYPTFFDHLTELTTGSL from the coding sequence GTGAAGAGTTTACATTATACGGGGAGTTTACAAGGAACTCTTTCTATCCCAGGAGATAAGTCTATTTCTCACCGGTCTATTTTATTTGGTGCGATGGCTAACGGCGTGACGACCGTTGAAGGCTTTTTGCAAAGTGACGATTGTCTCAGCACGATTGACTGTGTCCGAAAGTTTGGGGTAGAGGTCACGGTTGATGACGACCAGGTCACAGTAAACAGTCAAGGAATTGAAGAGTGGAATGAACCGGATTCAATTTTGTATACAGGAAATTCTGGAACCACTACTCGATTATTAGCGGGGGTTTTAGCTTCTTCAGAAATTGCTACCGTTATGATTGGGGATGAGTCGATTCAAAAGCGTCCTATGAAGCGGGTGACGGCACCTCTTAAACTAATGGGTGCATCAATAATTGGACGTCAAGATGGCAATTTCACACCACTTGCCATTCAAGGGCAAACATTACAAGCAATTGATTATCTAATGCCTGTCGCATCTGCTCAAGTGAAGTCTGCCATTTTACTGGCTGCACTTCGAGCACAAGGGACTACACATGTTACTGAACAAGAACAGTCCCGTAATCATACTGAAAAGATGCTCCAACACTTTGGGGTTAAAGTAGAACAAACTGCAAATCGTATATCATTAGAGGGCGGTCAGAAGTTGACCCCTGCTCACATTGTAGTACCAGGGGATATCTCCTCTGCAGCATTTTGGTTGGTAGCAAGTGCAATCACAAATGGCTCTCATGTGATTTTGAATAATGTTGGCTTGAATCCAACTCGAGATGGCATTGTTGAAGTGTTAAAAGAAATGGGTGCCGACCTTCAAATTATGGCGGCAAGTTCTAGTTCTCACGAAGAACTAGGTACTCTAGAAATTCGCTCAAGCACTTTAAAGTCCACTGAAATCAGTGGTGACATGATTCCACGCTTGATTGACGAGATTCCAATTATTGCTCTTTTAGCTACTCAAGCAACTGGGGTGACCATTATTCGAGATGCGGAAGAATTGAAAGTAAAAGAGACGAATCGAATCGATGCAGTTGTAACTGAACTTAAAAAGTTAGGTGCTTCGATTGAATCTACTGACGATGGAATGGTCATAACAGGACCTACACCTCTAAATGGCGGGACCATTACTACATACGGAGATCACCGTATTGGAATGATGGGGGCCATTGCTTCGCTTATTTCTTCTGAAGCTATTGTGTTAGACAATCCTGAATGTATTGCTGTTAGCTACCCTACTTTTTTTGACCATCTAACTGAACTGACGACAGGCTCTCTCTAG
- a CDS encoding DUF1405 domain-containing protein encodes MMTWIRAILYNKSFMWLLFVVNLVGTVYGYYWYKGQLSITDPIYYLFVPDSPTASLFFTLALLGWLLGKNWRLIEALALVTLVKYGLWAVVMNLLTIGVDGPIGPVGWMLVISHFGMAVQAILYFPWYRFGWVALSLAAIWTLHNDVIDYVFGQMPIYRSLLEFAPQIGYFTFWLSVACLAIAGSNISTKRYMSFDNSDQTL; translated from the coding sequence ATGATGACATGGATTCGTGCAATCTTATATAATAAATCATTTATGTGGCTATTATTTGTTGTCAATTTAGTAGGAACCGTTTATGGTTACTACTGGTACAAAGGTCAACTTTCCATAACAGATCCTATCTACTACTTATTTGTTCCTGACAGCCCGACAGCTAGTCTATTTTTTACGCTTGCTTTATTAGGCTGGCTGCTGGGGAAAAACTGGCGACTAATTGAAGCCCTAGCTCTTGTAACTTTGGTCAAATATGGCTTATGGGCGGTAGTCATGAATCTACTTACAATTGGTGTAGACGGTCCAATTGGGCCTGTAGGTTGGATGCTTGTTATTTCTCATTTCGGTATGGCCGTTCAAGCAATCCTCTATTTTCCATGGTATCGATTTGGTTGGGTAGCCCTGAGTCTCGCAGCCATCTGGACGCTTCACAATGATGTGATTGATTATGTATTTGGTCAAATGCCTATCTATCGCTCTTTACTTGAGTTTGCACCACAAATTGGTTACTTTACATTTTGGCTATCCGTTGCTTGTTTAGCCATCGCTGGGTCAAATATAAGCACAAAGCGATACATGTCATTTGATAATTCGGATCAAACGCTTTAA
- a CDS encoding tetratricopeptide repeat protein, which yields MNEILRQIETGNEEWQAQLEAFLLSAEPEEIYQTSEHVAAYGFVEEAIRMLEHLAYLFPEEDQLKVDQALWMFEVGKEDSALELLQQVPSHSDTYPQVLLAMADYYQMTGLYEVAEQKLDEATRLVPNEPILQLAKAELKRETGRYLEAARLYEDLWTLRDDLQHVNLALKLAETYSAGAAYEEAIPYFKEALQAGEAPDVMFQYGYALFQSQMYQEAINQLDEVLGADPDYYSAYLLSAQAYAMLEQNEQALERIEQGIAKDSFEKEYYLFAGKIALKLGLQQKAQDYFSQAIALDHEYIDGILHLVQVHMHQEDYEAVIQLAQDVQTDGAILSSLYPYLAESHNQLENYTQAYEFYQLAYTEQKEDVYFLEKYAYFLLEEGKRDEAKTVIQQLLSLDPQATEWSTMLDQL from the coding sequence ATGAATGAAATTCTCCGTCAAATTGAGACGGGAAATGAAGAGTGGCAAGCGCAGCTTGAAGCGTTCTTGCTCTCAGCTGAACCAGAGGAAATTTATCAAACTTCAGAACATGTTGCAGCTTATGGATTCGTTGAAGAAGCTATTCGCATGTTGGAACACCTTGCTTATTTATTTCCCGAAGAAGATCAACTAAAGGTTGATCAAGCGCTTTGGATGTTTGAAGTCGGCAAAGAAGACTCCGCATTAGAGCTACTTCAACAAGTGCCCTCTCACTCTGATACTTACCCTCAAGTGCTGTTAGCTATGGCAGACTATTACCAAATGACAGGTTTATACGAAGTAGCTGAACAAAAACTTGATGAAGCAACCCGTCTAGTTCCCAATGAACCGATTCTCCAGCTAGCAAAAGCAGAATTGAAAAGGGAAACAGGACGTTATTTAGAAGCGGCTCGTCTATATGAAGACTTGTGGACGTTGCGGGACGACTTACAGCATGTCAATTTAGCTCTTAAGCTTGCAGAGACTTACTCAGCTGGAGCGGCTTATGAAGAGGCTATTCCTTACTTTAAAGAAGCACTACAGGCAGGAGAAGCTCCTGATGTGATGTTCCAATATGGCTATGCATTATTCCAGTCCCAAATGTACCAAGAAGCTATTAACCAACTGGATGAAGTATTAGGTGCAGATCCAGATTATTATTCAGCCTATTTGCTTTCGGCCCAAGCTTATGCCATGCTCGAGCAGAATGAACAAGCACTTGAGCGTATCGAACAGGGAATCGCTAAAGACTCGTTTGAAAAAGAATATTATCTGTTTGCGGGGAAAATAGCTTTAAAACTGGGTTTACAACAAAAAGCGCAAGATTATTTTAGCCAGGCCATTGCTTTAGATCATGAATATATTGATGGAATTTTACATTTGGTACAAGTGCACATGCATCAAGAAGATTATGAAGCAGTTATTCAGTTAGCCCAGGACGTGCAAACTGATGGTGCGATTCTGTCATCACTCTATCCTTACTTAGCAGAAAGTCATAATCAACTTGAAAATTACACACAAGCATACGAGTTCTATCAGCTCGCATACACTGAACAAAAAGAAGATGTCTATTTTCTTGAAAAATATGCATACTTCTTACTAGAAGAAGGAAAGCGCGATGAAGCCAAAACTGTGATTCAACAGTTACTTTCTTTAGATCCCCAAGCAACCGAGTGGAGCACGATGTTAGACCAACTATAG
- the bshA gene encoding N-acetyl-alpha-D-glucosaminyl L-malate synthase BshA — protein sequence MTDNQKKLKIGITCYPTVGGSGIIATELGKQLAQKGHEIHFITSSMPFRLKGFYQSITYHEVEVNNYSVFQYAPYDIALANKIAEVIDEEQLDVLHMHYAIPHAVCAILARDMAKRDVGIVTTLHGTDITVLGVDSSLKGAIRYGIEKSDVVTAVSNSLANQTNDLLAPDREIQTVYNFIDTTDYFPQDVSHLRKILGIGPDEKVLLHVSNFRKVKRVQDIVKTFSYVRKQMPCKLVLVGDGPERHPILEQAKGTDYEQDILFLGKQENVAELYALADLFLLMSEKESFGLVLLEAMACGVPCIGTDIGGIPEVISHGSNGYVVPKGAVERAALLIVELLTNEKKYKEFQQNALKTVANTFNNDQIISQYEALYYQVAPDER from the coding sequence GTGACCGATAATCAAAAGAAATTAAAAATCGGTATTACCTGTTATCCCACGGTCGGGGGTTCAGGAATTATTGCTACTGAGCTAGGAAAACAGCTGGCCCAAAAAGGACATGAAATTCACTTTATCACATCAAGTATGCCTTTTCGCTTAAAAGGTTTTTATCAATCGATAACTTATCATGAAGTAGAAGTAAATAATTACTCTGTATTTCAATATGCACCTTACGATATTGCACTTGCCAACAAAATAGCCGAAGTCATTGATGAAGAGCAACTAGATGTCCTGCACATGCATTACGCGATTCCTCATGCAGTTTGTGCAATTTTGGCACGAGACATGGCTAAAAGAGACGTAGGAATTGTGACGACACTTCATGGAACAGATATTACAGTATTGGGTGTAGACTCCTCTCTAAAAGGAGCCATTCGCTATGGTATTGAAAAATCGGACGTGGTGACGGCAGTTTCTAATTCTTTAGCCAATCAAACCAATGATTTACTTGCTCCTGATAGAGAGATTCAGACGGTTTACAATTTTATTGATACCACTGACTATTTCCCTCAGGACGTGAGTCATTTACGAAAAATCCTTGGCATAGGACCTGATGAGAAAGTGCTATTACATGTCTCGAACTTTCGAAAAGTGAAACGTGTGCAGGATATCGTCAAAACATTTTCATACGTTCGCAAGCAAATGCCATGCAAACTAGTACTTGTTGGGGATGGCCCTGAAAGACATCCTATCTTGGAACAGGCAAAGGGGACAGATTACGAACAGGACATCCTGTTTTTAGGCAAACAAGAAAATGTAGCCGAACTTTATGCTTTAGCCGATTTATTCTTGCTGATGTCTGAAAAGGAATCGTTTGGATTGGTTTTATTAGAAGCGATGGCTTGTGGTGTTCCTTGTATCGGAACTGACATTGGCGGAATTCCCGAAGTCATTTCACACGGTTCGAATGGGTACGTTGTTCCTAAAGGTGCAGTAGAACGTGCTGCACTGTTAATTGTTGAATTACTAACCAATGAGAAAAAATATAAAGAATTCCAACAAAACGCTTTGAAAACTGTTGCCAACACATTTAATAATGACCAAATCATTTCACAATATGAAGCTCTCTATTATCAGGTAGCACCAGATGAGAGATAG